Proteins encoded together in one Ignavibacteriales bacterium window:
- a CDS encoding amidohydrolase family protein — protein MENQIGRRRFLQRSVLSGTGTLLVSMLPNFLNAAERSQEAPAEKGGDQLLKPARVFDAEDGKIHEGWVVLIRGEKIVAVGPPSQVQVPSGAKTIDLAGTTLLPGLMDIHSHILLHPYNETLWNDQVLKEPFAYRTIEAVKQCEKTLMSGFTLLRDLGTEGAGYADVSLQRAINEGIIPGPRLLVATRAIVATASYGPGPAGFAPEVELPKGGQEVSGQAEMIKAVRQQIGGGADWVKVYADYRHGVSGTVPTFSEEELKTLVAEARSAGRPVSSHATTPEGMRRSIMAGVDSIEHGYGGTEEVFKLMAQHNVAFLPTLTAEEAYGEYFDGFKAGGPLSPGMKLALRAFKLALDAGVTIGLGSDVGVFAHGTNYRELEWLVRGGMTTSQALIAATSVNAKIIRMENQIGRVRPNLYADLIAVKGDPTQDIKTCRDVKFVMKGGKVYKG, from the coding sequence ATGGAAAATCAAATTGGTCGTCGCAGATTTCTCCAGCGAAGCGTCTTGTCGGGTACAGGAACGTTGCTCGTTTCAATGCTCCCCAACTTCCTCAATGCGGCTGAACGAAGCCAGGAAGCGCCAGCGGAAAAAGGAGGCGATCAACTTCTTAAGCCCGCGCGCGTGTTCGATGCCGAAGACGGCAAGATCCACGAAGGGTGGGTGGTTCTGATTCGTGGAGAAAAGATTGTGGCGGTTGGTCCCCCGTCGCAGGTTCAGGTGCCCTCTGGCGCAAAAACGATCGACCTGGCCGGAACAACATTGCTCCCGGGCCTGATGGACATCCACTCTCACATCCTGCTGCATCCTTACAACGAGACACTCTGGAACGACCAGGTGCTGAAAGAACCGTTCGCCTATCGTACCATTGAGGCGGTGAAACAATGCGAGAAGACCCTGATGTCCGGATTCACGCTGCTGCGAGATCTTGGCACGGAAGGGGCGGGCTACGCGGATGTTTCCCTGCAGCGAGCAATTAACGAAGGAATAATCCCTGGTCCACGACTGCTTGTTGCCACGCGCGCAATTGTCGCGACCGCGAGCTACGGACCTGGTCCGGCAGGGTTCGCGCCGGAAGTGGAACTGCCCAAGGGAGGCCAGGAGGTCAGCGGACAGGCAGAGATGATCAAGGCGGTACGCCAGCAGATTGGCGGCGGAGCCGACTGGGTGAAAGTGTACGCAGACTATAGGCATGGTGTCAGCGGGACGGTTCCGACGTTCAGCGAAGAAGAACTGAAAACTCTCGTGGCAGAAGCGCGGTCTGCCGGAAGGCCGGTCTCGTCTCATGCGACGACACCTGAGGGCATGCGCCGCTCGATCATGGCTGGAGTTGATTCAATCGAGCACGGCTATGGCGGCACGGAAGAAGTGTTCAAACTCATGGCTCAGCACAATGTAGCCTTTCTCCCTACGCTGACCGCAGAAGAAGCCTATGGAGAATACTTCGACGGATTCAAAGCGGGCGGACCGTTATCGCCGGGTATGAAACTAGCACTGCGCGCCTTCAAGCTCGCACTGGACGCCGGCGTCACCATCGGACTCGGAAGCGATGTGGGCGTCTTTGCTCACGGAACAAATTACCGCGAGCTCGAATGGCTGGTCCGAGGCGGCATGACCACATCGCAAGCGCTCATAGCTGCAACGTCTGTGAACGCGAAGATCATCCGCATGGAGAATCAGATCGGACGCGTACGCCCCAATCTCTATGCCGACCTGATCGCGGTGAAGGGAGACCCGACGCAGGATATCAAGACCTGCCGGGATGTGAAGTTTGTGATGAAAGGGGGAAAGGTGTATAAGGGCTAG
- a CDS encoding YdeI/OmpD-associated family protein: MPEKPRKPAQIKPTFFATPALFRQWLTKNHVSGKEFWVGFHKKGTAKPSITWPESVDQALCFGWIDGLRKSCDSESYMIRFTPRKSTSTWSAVNTKRAQELIRLGLMQPAGRKAFEGRDQKRSELYAYEQKSATLGTACEKQFRANRDAWTFFQSQPPSYRKTATWWVVSAKQEATRQRRLAALISDSAAGNRIAQLRPEKSGGK, from the coding sequence ATGCCGGAAAAACCCCGCAAACCTGCCCAGATCAAGCCAACGTTTTTCGCCACCCCCGCATTGTTTCGGCAATGGCTCACGAAGAACCATGTGTCAGGGAAAGAATTCTGGGTTGGATTTCACAAAAAAGGCACCGCCAAGCCGAGCATTACCTGGCCCGAGTCGGTGGATCAGGCTCTCTGCTTCGGCTGGATTGACGGGCTGAGAAAGTCTTGCGACTCTGAGAGTTACATGATACGCTTCACCCCGCGCAAGTCTACGAGCACTTGGAGCGCGGTGAACACCAAACGCGCACAGGAGTTGATTCGGCTCGGGCTGATGCAACCGGCCGGCAGGAAAGCGTTCGAGGGACGCGATCAGAAGAGGTCAGAATTGTACGCTTACGAGCAGAAAAGCGCTACGCTTGGAACCGCTTGTGAGAAACAATTCCGCGCCAACAGGGACGCCTGGACATTCTTTCAATCCCAACCCCCATCGTACCGGAAAACAGCGACCTGGTGGGTGGTGAGTGCGAAACAGGAAGCGACGCGGCAGAGACGACTTGCCGCCTTGATCTCCGATTCAGCGGCCGGCAACCGGATCGCGCAGTTGCGGCCGGAGAAGAGCGGCGGAAAGTGA